The region CTTTTTATGATGTAACAACACTTTACTTTGAGAGTGAGAGTGAAGACGATCTAAGACGCATAGGTTTTTCCAAAGAGGGCAAACTAGCCCGTCCTCAGATACAACTAGGACTATTTACTACACTACAAGGATATCCACTCTCATATGAAGTATATGAGGGTAACAAGTATGAAGGGCATACTTTAGTTGATATTTTAAAAAAGTTTCAAACAAAGTTTAATCTAAATGACAAACCGATAGTAGTAGCTGATAGAGGGATGTTAAACAATGATAATATAGCTTATTTAGAAAACAATAACTATAAATATATCCTTGCTGCTAAAATTAAAAACATATCAAATGATTTAAAAGAGCAAATATCAAACTTAGCTTTTTTAGATGATGGGACTATCCACACTCTTACGATAGATAAAGAGATAAAATATAAAGATGCTGATGGTGAAAAACAGACTATACAAGTCAAACAAAGACTAGTTCTAACATACTCATCAAAAAGAGCAAAAAAAGATAAATATACAAGAGATAAGGCATTAGAGAAGATTGAAGCTAAACTATCTAAGAGTATCACTAAAAGTGATTTAAAGCTATCTTACTATGCAAAATATTTAGATATAGATGAGAAGTGTGATATCAAATATAAACTTAACCCTAGAAAGATTTTAAATGATGAAAAGCTTGATGGTATAAAGGGATTTATTACAAATGACTTTACATTAAAAGCAGATGATGTAATTGCTCATTATCAAAACCAATATGATGTTGAAAAAGCATTTAGAATCTCTAAAACAGACTTAAAAATAAGACCAATTTATCATAGACTAGAAACTAGAATAAAAGCTCATATCTTAATATCATTTGTATCTTACGCAATATATAAAGAGTTTGAGAGAAAAATAAAACTATCACAACTTGATGTAAAGTTCAAACTTACATTTGACTATATAAAAACTATGTATGGCTATAAGACAATGTTTGGAGTAGAACCTTTAGAAATGGATGAAATTCAGCAAAAAATCTATGATGCTGTGTACTCAAAGTGAAAATATGGGTGTCCTATGAGAAACTCAGGAATATATGAGCGAATTATATCTTTACTCTTCTATAATTTGGACTATACCTTTTATGTTATATATAAAAGTATTTTTCTCATTTTTGCTAGCTCCAAGAGCAGATGGTATTAAAGGTTAAACACACTACTTAGTTAGTGTGTTTAAAGTGCTATCTTTACCTTCATTTCTAGGTTTATACTCTATAAGAAAGTCGCCTTTTGATCTTCCTTTTGAAAAGCTACTTCTATATCCAAAACCCTCAACCATAAATCTAGTTTTTTGTCTTGCATCTTCATTGCTCCAATCTTCATACTCAACTCTATAAAGAGCACTATACATTTGAGCTCTTCCTGTTCCGTGGTAGCAGTGTATTAAAACAGGGTAATTGTTTTTGTCATCTAGTACTTCAAAAAACTTAGTTAGTGTCTTTTTTGATGGAACTTGAGCTGATGGAATATGTACATGATTTATATTTAGGTTATTTTTTTTGTTTATCTCACTTATTGTTTTATCTTCTAAGTCAACATGAGCTTGTTTACCAGGATTTAGTCTATCTTGAACTCCTGGATCTATCAAATCTATAACTGTTTTTATCTTGTTATCTACTAAAAAACTCTCTAGCTTTTCAGGTTTGATAAGTCCTGATTTATAAACCTTGTCTTTACTTATCTCTTCAAAACGATAGTTAAAATGTACATGGTAAACATAGTAAGTGGCAATTGCTACAACTACAACAAGTAGTGATTTTAGTATTTTTTTCATAATTCTCTCTTTTTTATTATTTCTTTAAAGCCCCAAGAACGTCTAGCTCTTATGACATCTGTATGGTTCATATCTACTATCATTAACTCTTCTTTATTTCCTAGATGCTCCAATAATTCACCATTTGGAGATGCTAAAAGCGAATCTCCATAAAACTTCCATGTAAACTCTTTGTCCTTATATTCGCCTATACGATTTGCTCTTAAAATATAGCAGTTATGAACAAAAGCACGAGATAATATAAGGTTTTTCCATCTCTCATAAGAGTCAAAAGTAGATACACTTGGTAGTAAGATGCAGTCTATATTTTTACTTGAGAGTTGAGCAAATATTTCATCAAAATGAAGTTCAAATCCACTCATTATCGCAAACTTAAATCCATCTACTTTAAAAACAAGAGGAGACTCTATACTCTGTGCATCGTTTGCAAAGAATTTTTCTTCATTCCAATGTGCATAATTTATAAGGAGTTGTTGTTGATAATAAGCAGTAGAAGAGGGTGCAAATTTTGCGATAGTTTTGTATACTTTTTGTTTTTTAACGATAACAAGCGGAGCAATAATTGTCATATTGTAAGTTGTTGACAACTCTCTTAATACCTTACTTTGGTGCTCAGCTTGTTCTTCTATCATAGAAACAGACAGCGTTTCTAAGACCTTAAAAAATGGATTTAAAATATATTCACCAAGAAGGAGAATTTTTACACCTTTGTTGTGTGCTATACGAATGAAGTTGTAAAGTTTTGTACTACTCATACCTTGAGCATTAAGTTGTAGTACTGCACAACGCATTATGTGTTCTTTATTTCGTTAATTTTTATAACTGCATCTTCGAGTAATTTTTGTGCAGATTCTAACTCTTTCATCCCTTTTTCATAAGCTTTTACACTGTTTTGAAGTGTAATTTCTGGGTTCATAAGAGTCTCTAAAGTTTTTTTTGCATTTTCAAGTTTTGCTTCAAAATCTTCTGTTTTACTCATTTAGTGCGTCCTTTACATAATCTTTAAATTTATCTAGTTCAACTAAAAATCCATCATGTCCATAATCACTATCAACGTCCATATAGTTATAGTTTTCATAACCTATTTTACTAAGCGTGTCAGCTATAACTTTCATCTCTGTATTTTTAAATAATAAATCATTTTTAAAGCTAATGAGATGCATCTTAGCCGTTACTTTTTTTAGAGCTTCACTCAAAGAGTCAAAACCACGAGCCAAATCAAAAATATTTATAGCTTTTGTAATGTAAAGATATGCCAATGGGTCAAACCATTTTGTAAAGTTATAACCATTGTATTCTAGGTATGATTCAACTTGAAATTTCCCAAAAAGTTCATAAAGACCATCTGTTCTTTTGTACTCTCTATCAAATTTTTTTGCCATTGATTCATGAGATAAAAAACTAATATGCCCAGCCATACGACCAACTGCCATACCAGATAATCCTTGCTCTTTTATAACTTCAGGGTCATAGTAGCCTTGTTTAAAATCAGGGTCTTTTAGTATTGATTCTTGAGCGACTTTGTTAAAGGCTATAGCCCATGGTTGAGTTGCGTGAGTAGCTGCCATAGAGATGATTTTATCTGCAAAGTTTGGATAGTGAATGGCAAACTGAAGAGCTTGCATCCCACCCATAGAACCACCGACAATAGCGTGAACTCTGTGGATATTTAATCTATCAAAAAGAATACGTTGAGCTTTTACCATATCTTTTATAGTTACAACGGGAAATTTATAACGATAATGGTCATGATGAGGATGTTGCATACTCATAGGACCAGTTGAGCCAAAACAACTACCTATGACATTTGAGCATATTACAAAATATTTGTCCGTATCTATGGCTTTACCTGAACCTATAAGCCCATCCCACCAACCAGCTTTTGTTTCCTCTTCATAAACACCTGCACAATGGTGTGAACCTGTAAGTGCATGACAAATTACAACTACATTACTTTTGTCTTCGTTTAGCTCTCCATAAGTTTCGTAAGTAATGTCATAAGGTTCTAAAATACGACCGCTTTCAAGGTAGAGAGGATTAGTAAAGTGTTGAGTATGTGTTTGTAGATTTAAGGGCAACTTCAAGCTCTCCGTAAAATAATTGTGTTATTTTAGCGAAAATGACTTAATACTAATTTTATTGAGAATAAAAGGGCAAAGTAGATGCCCTTTTGTAGCTTATTTACGCTTGCAAAGCCTGTTTCATATCAGCTATAAGATCATTTATAGATTCAAGTCCACATGAGATGCGAATAAGTCCAGATGAAACTCCACAAGAGATAAGCTCATCATTGCTTAGTTGCTGATGAGTTGTAGATGCTGGATGAGTGATGATTGATTTAGAATCACCTATATTTACCACTAAAGAGTAAAGATTTGTCGCATCTACTATTTTAGTTGCAACTTCAAAAGATTCAACCTCAAAACTAAGAAGTCCAGAAGATTGTCCATCTTCAAAGTACTTTTGAGCCATTTCATAGTTAGAGTTACTTTTAAGACCTGGATAATTTACTTTTTTAACCTTTGGATGCGACTCTAAAAACTCTGCAAGAGCAAGTGCATTTTTAGAGTGTTCACGCATACGAAGAGATAGATGCTCTAAACCTTGGATAAACAACCAAGAGTTAAACGGAGATGAAACAGCACCTAAATCACGTAGAAGTGAAAGTCTAGCTCTAAGACTAAAAGGGGGAAGTGGTACTTCAGTATAAATAAGCCCATGGTAAGATGCATCTGGCTCATTAAAGTGAGCATATCTAGTATTTGCTTTTAGTTTTTCAACAAGATTTTTTCTCTCAACCATAATTCCGCCAATAGCAAGACCTTGTCCTGTTGTGTATTTAGATGCACTGTGAACAGTGATATCAGCACCAAACTCAAAAGGACGACATATTACAGGAGTTGCAACTGTGTTATCTACTACACTTAAGATTCCATATTTATCTGCTATAGCCGTTATAGCCTCAATATCTGCTACATCAACACTAGGATTTGTTAAAGATTCAAAAAAGATAACTTTAGTTTTAGCATCTATAAGTGCTTCTATTTGTTGTGGTTGGTGAACATCAAAAAATCTTGCCTCGATGCCAAATCTTTTTAAGGTATGAGTACTAAGAGTTAAAGAACCACCATAAAGTTGTGAAGCACAAACTATGTTGTCTCCAGCTTCAGCAGCATTAACAATAGCAAAAAAAGTAGCACTCATACCACTTGAAGTAGCAATAGCAGCAGCTCCACCCTCAAGCTCTGCAAAACGTTTTTCAAATACATCAGTTGTAGGGTTATTAAGACGAGTGTAAATATTTCCTAATTCTTTGAGTGAAAATAAATTTGCAGCATGCTCTACATCGCGAAATTCATAAGCTGTAGTCTGATAAATAGGAACTGCCATAGCCCCTTGAGAATCTTTTTCGTAACCTGCGTGTAGTGCTTTTGTTTGTAAATCCATTGTATCTCCAAGGAAGTGATTTTTAATATTAAGCAATTTTATCAAAACTTGCTTAATATAAAAATATGTTATATTTAAACTCTCCTAACGTCTTTGATAAAGAGATTTGTTTTTGGCGTTAAGTAGTGTTGGTTTTTTAGATAAATACTCATCCACAGCTATCGCACATTCGCGCCCTTCATTTATAGCCCAAACTACAAGAGATTGTCCTCTTCTCATGTCTCCTGCACTAAAGATGCCTTTTATAGATGTTTCATAATTGTTTGTTTCTATGTTACTTCTTGCATCTGTTTTTAGTGAAAGTTCTTCTATCATTCCACTTTGTTCTGGACCTAAAAATCCCATAGCTAAAAAGATGATATCGGCTTTAAGTATAAATTCACTTCCTTGAATCTCTTTAAAACCACTATCTCCCCACTCAATTTTTACACAGTTTATACCTGTTACATTATTGTTCTCATCTTTGATAAATGATTTTGAGAGGATATTATAATCAAGACTGCAACCCTCTTCTTGTGAAGAAGAAAGTTTAAAAAGTCTAGGGTATGTTGGCCATGGCATAGCATCAGTACGCTCTAGTGGAGCTTTTGGCATTAACTCTATTTGCGTAATAGAAGCCGCTCTTTGACGAACAGAATTTCCAACACAGTCACTACCTGTATCACCACCACCAATAACTACTACGTGTTTATCAGTTGCTAAAATCTCTTTCTCTGCTAAGATTTCTTCACCTTCTATTCGTGAGTTGCATTGAGATAAAAATTCCATTGCAAAATGAATATTGTTTGCATCTCTATTTTCTATAGGTAGATCTCTTGGCAGAGATGCTCCTCCGCAAAGAACTACTGCATCATACTTTTCTTGTAGAGATTTTAAAGAGATATCAACACCAATATGAGCTTCTGTGATAAACTCTACGCCTTCTTGTTTCATAATATCTACACGACGTTGAACTACTTTTTCTTTATCAAGTTTAAAGTTTGGAATACCATAACGAAGAAGACCACCTATACGCTTATCTCTTTCATATACGCTTATAGCATATCCAGCTTTATTGAGTTGATTTGCTACACTTAATCCAGCAGGACCAGAACCAACAATAGCTACTTTTTTACCTACACAAGCTTTTGGCATCTGAGGTTTCATCCATCCCTCTTGATAAGCTCTTTCTATGATGGAGTACTCTATACCTTTAATATTTACAGCATCATCATTCATTCCAAGTACACAAGCACTCTCACAAGGAGCAGGACAAATTCTTCCTGTAAATTCTGGAAAATTATTTGTACTCATAAGCGTACGAAAAGCAGCTTCCCATTCACCTTTATAGACTTGATCGTTAAACTGTGGTACAAGATTACCAACAGGACAGCCATAGTTGCTATGACAAAAAGCAACTCCACAATCCATGCATCTAGCAGCTTGAGTTTCTAATTCATCTTTGTTTGGAGGTGTTATAAATTCATTACTGTGTTTAATGCGCTCTTTTACTGGAGATAGTGAAAAATTTTGGCGTTTAAACTCTTTAAATCCTGTTATTTTTCCCATTTTATACCACCTCTTTTTTTTGAGCTTTTTCTTCTAGGACTCTTTTATAATCTCTTGGCATAACTTTTATGAACTTCTCTTTTTCTTTATTCCAATTTTGGATTATT is a window of uncultured Sulfurimonas sp. DNA encoding:
- a CDS encoding IS1634 family transposase; protein product: MFIRKKKNKSGSISIQIISKNSGRYKVVETIGCSSDESEVQHLLEKADERLLELEPNLFDFIEYQTKKQKLTNKDMRVVGDELIFGKVFKDIGCSNISFSKIKDKDIFKALVISRLLYPGSKLYLIDYYHIYKKQKIDKNKIYRFLDNIYKDDLKAQIEQCIFNHTKKIMDNIITVTFYDVTTLYFESESEDDLRRIGFSKEGKLARPQIQLGLFTTLQGYPLSYEVYEGNKYEGHTLVDILKKFQTKFNLNDKPIVVADRGMLNNDNIAYLENNNYKYILAAKIKNISNDLKEQISNLAFLDDGTIHTLTIDKEIKYKDADGEKQTIQVKQRLVLTYSSKRAKKDKYTRDKALEKIEAKLSKSITKSDLKLSYYAKYLDIDEKCDIKYKLNPRKILNDEKLDGIKGFITNDFTLKADDVIAHYQNQYDVEKAFRISKTDLKIRPIYHRLETRIKAHILISFVSYAIYKEFERKIKLSQLDVKFKLTFDYIKTMYGYKTMFGVEPLEMDEIQQKIYDAVYSK
- a CDS encoding carbon-nitrogen hydrolase family protein — its product is MRCAVLQLNAQGMSSTKLYNFIRIAHNKGVKILLLGEYILNPFFKVLETLSVSMIEEQAEHQSKVLRELSTTYNMTIIAPLVIVKKQKVYKTIAKFAPSSTAYYQQQLLINYAHWNEEKFFANDAQSIESPLVFKVDGFKFAIMSGFELHFDEIFAQLSSKNIDCILLPSVSTFDSYERWKNLILSRAFVHNCYILRANRIGEYKDKEFTWKFYGDSLLASPNGELLEHLGNKEELMIVDMNHTDVIRARRSWGFKEIIKKREL
- the xseB gene encoding exodeoxyribonuclease VII small subunit; protein product: MSKTEDFEAKLENAKKTLETLMNPEITLQNSVKAYEKGMKELESAQKLLEDAVIKINEIKNT
- a CDS encoding homoserine O-acetyltransferase, translated to MPLNLQTHTQHFTNPLYLESGRILEPYDITYETYGELNEDKSNVVVICHALTGSHHCAGVYEEETKAGWWDGLIGSGKAIDTDKYFVICSNVIGSCFGSTGPMSMQHPHHDHYRYKFPVVTIKDMVKAQRILFDRLNIHRVHAIVGGSMGGMQALQFAIHYPNFADKIISMAATHATQPWAIAFNKVAQESILKDPDFKQGYYDPEVIKEQGLSGMAVGRMAGHISFLSHESMAKKFDREYKRTDGLYELFGKFQVESYLEYNGYNFTKWFDPLAYLYITKAINIFDLARGFDSLSEALKKVTAKMHLISFKNDLLFKNTEMKVIADTLSKIGYENYNYMDVDSDYGHDGFLVELDKFKDYVKDALNE
- a CDS encoding O-acetylhomoserine aminocarboxypropyltransferase/cysteine synthase family protein, which codes for MDLQTKALHAGYEKDSQGAMAVPIYQTTAYEFRDVEHAANLFSLKELGNIYTRLNNPTTDVFEKRFAELEGGAAAIATSSGMSATFFAIVNAAEAGDNIVCASQLYGGSLTLSTHTLKRFGIEARFFDVHQPQQIEALIDAKTKVIFFESLTNPSVDVADIEAITAIADKYGILSVVDNTVATPVICRPFEFGADITVHSASKYTTGQGLAIGGIMVERKNLVEKLKANTRYAHFNEPDASYHGLIYTEVPLPPFSLRARLSLLRDLGAVSSPFNSWLFIQGLEHLSLRMREHSKNALALAEFLESHPKVKKVNYPGLKSNSNYEMAQKYFEDGQSSGLLSFEVESFEVATKIVDATNLYSLVVNIGDSKSIITHPASTTHQQLSNDELISCGVSSGLIRISCGLESINDLIADMKQALQA
- a CDS encoding glutamate synthase subunit beta codes for the protein MGKITGFKEFKRQNFSLSPVKERIKHSNEFITPPNKDELETQAARCMDCGVAFCHSNYGCPVGNLVPQFNDQVYKGEWEAAFRTLMSTNNFPEFTGRICPAPCESACVLGMNDDAVNIKGIEYSIIERAYQEGWMKPQMPKACVGKKVAIVGSGPAGLSVANQLNKAGYAISVYERDKRIGGLLRYGIPNFKLDKEKVVQRRVDIMKQEGVEFITEAHIGVDISLKSLQEKYDAVVLCGGASLPRDLPIENRDANNIHFAMEFLSQCNSRIEGEEILAEKEILATDKHVVVIGGGDTGSDCVGNSVRQRAASITQIELMPKAPLERTDAMPWPTYPRLFKLSSSQEEGCSLDYNILSKSFIKDENNNVTGINCVKIEWGDSGFKEIQGSEFILKADIIFLAMGFLGPEQSGMIEELSLKTDARSNIETNNYETSIKGIFSAGDMRRGQSLVVWAINEGRECAIAVDEYLSKKPTLLNAKNKSLYQRR